In Trifolium pratense cultivar HEN17-A07 linkage group LG7, ARS_RC_1.1, whole genome shotgun sequence, a genomic segment contains:
- the LOC123894665 gene encoding uncharacterized N-acetyltransferase p20-like, translated as MEEKIISSKPCAKEDSIDLTQITLRPFHLSDLDDIMVWSTDEKVANFCSWEPYTSKDDAIKFIESIETKFLRCKAICHNDRAIGCMLMFASSLDDKSRNKSAEIGYNLGSKYWGKGIATCAVKQIVMAAFSEMSHLERLEALVDVENVGSQRVLEKAGFQKEGVLRKYLFMKGKNRDMIMFSILSTDLQL; from the coding sequence ATGgaggaaaaaattatttcttccaAACCATGTGCCAAAGAAGATAGCATTGATTTAACCCAAATAACACTCAGACCCTTTCATCTTTCGGACCTTGACGATATCATGGTGTGGTCAACCGATGAAAAAGTGGCCAATTTCTGCTCTTGGGAACCTTACACTAGCAAAGATGATGCAATCAAATTCATTGAAAGTATAGAAACCAAGTTTCTACGTTGCAAAGCAATATGCCATAATGATCGTGCTATTGGGTGCATGCTTATGTTTGCAAGTTCACTTGATGATAAAAGTAGAAACAAATCTGCAGAAATTGGTTATAATCTAGGCTCTAAATATTGGGGTAAAGGGATTGCAACGTGTGCTGTGAAACAAATTGTTATGGCTGCATTCAGTGAAATGTCACACTTGGAAAGGCTTGAAGCTCTTGTTGATGTGGAAAATGTTGGGTCTCAAAGAGTGCTGGAGAAAGCTGGTTTTCAAAAGGAGGGAGTTCTCAGGAAGTATTTGTTCATGAAAGGAAAAAACAGAGATATGATCATGTTCAGTATTCTTTCAACTGATCTTCAGCTATGA
- the LOC123896590 gene encoding protein TIC 20-IV, chloroplastic-like, which produces MNHKFNRKSATRLTAVSSPLFTDNHGHLSLNVPKSRRSNSSTLPQAYIYHWSGFRIPANDEKPEWWWRTLSCIPYLLALQLSTTGNYLVPLINKFELDRNVLFYIPGALNRLPFWFHILYGFLVTEAVVKNRDFFPLSFRFHVMTGVLLETALQIVSQASNFMPLIHIKGTLGTYYWAALSMTHIIITMYCIRCALLGKFSNIPVISQSAFLHSLFNLGGFQRPF; this is translated from the exons ATGAATCACAAATTCAACA gAAAATCAGCTACACGACTCACGGCTGTTTCGTCTCCACTATTTACTGATAATCATGGTCACCTCTCGCTCAATGTTCCAAAATCTCGAAGAAGCAATTCTAGTACCCTTCCACAAGCTTATATATATCATTGGTCTGGTTTTCGAATCCCTGCGAATGATGAGAAGCCAGAATGGTGGTGGAGGACTTTATCATGTATACCCTATCTACTAGCACTGCAGTTGTCTACAACTGGGAATTACCTAGTtcctttaattaataaattcgAATTAGATAGAAATGTGTTATTTTATATCCCAGGAGCTCTCAACCGATTGCCATTCTGGTTCCATATATTATACGGGTTTTTGGTTACCGAGGCAGTGGTAAAAAATAGGGACTTCTTCCCCCTTAGCTTCAGATTCCATGTAATGACGGGAGTTCTACTAGAAACTGCTCTACAGATAGTATCGCAGGCAAGTAATTTCATGCCGCTTATACACATCAAGGGAACACTTGGGACGTATTACTGGGCTGCTTTGTCGATGACACACATTATCATAACCATGTATTGCATTAGGTGTGCTCTTCTTGGTAAATTTTCGAACATCCCTGTTATTAGTCAATCAGCTTTCCTCCATTCTCTATTTAATTTAGGAGGGTTCCAGCGACCGTTTTAG